In methanogenic archaeon ISO4-H5, the following are encoded in one genomic region:
- a CDS encoding electron transfer flavoprotein alpha subunit, producing MLQKYRLNVDRSDGFLVWIETEYDSKGNIRVCDHCKELLGKIREMDKGRSRVWGAIFGHLELKSLYGELYSCGVDTLYEVHDRSLSTFHPEAYADNLAQIIIRTEPAVVLFGATPRGRELAPRVAARLETGLTADCTELSLDDRILSMTRPAFGGNVMATIQSTAFPQMATVRPGVFPIPEPFREGKGTVIYWQSTCRNLKDIINSEVKETAGRDISCAKILISLGAGIKKESIEVAESVARKLGGSVSCSRKLVEKGWFDQSHQVGQSGRSVAPDIYLAFGISGAIQHLAGISSAKKVIAVNKDPEARIAEVADQVIVGDANAILRELDASL from the coding sequence ATGCTTCAGAAATACCGTCTCAACGTGGACCGTTCCGACGGTTTCCTCGTGTGGATAGAGACCGAATACGACTCCAAGGGGAACATCCGTGTATGCGACCATTGCAAGGAACTGCTCGGAAAGATTCGCGAGATGGACAAGGGCAGGTCCAGGGTGTGGGGAGCGATATTCGGACATCTCGAGCTGAAATCCCTGTACGGGGAACTGTACTCATGCGGTGTCGATACCCTCTATGAAGTGCATGACAGATCCTTAAGCACATTCCATCCCGAGGCTTACGCAGATAATCTGGCACAGATCATCATCCGTACTGAACCCGCCGTGGTCCTGTTCGGTGCCACTCCCCGCGGAAGGGAGCTGGCGCCCCGTGTCGCGGCAAGGCTGGAGACAGGTCTCACAGCAGATTGTACCGAACTGTCTTTGGATGACCGTATCCTCAGCATGACCCGTCCTGCCTTCGGAGGCAATGTAATGGCCACCATCCAATCCACCGCCTTCCCTCAGATGGCGACCGTACGTCCCGGAGTCTTCCCCATTCCAGAACCTTTCAGGGAGGGCAAGGGGACTGTGATCTATTGGCAGAGCACCTGCCGCAATCTCAAAGATATCATCAATTCGGAGGTCAAGGAGACTGCAGGAAGAGACATCTCCTGTGCCAAGATCCTCATCTCTCTCGGAGCAGGTATCAAGAAAGAATCCATCGAAGTTGCGGAGTCAGTTGCCCGTAAGCTCGGAGGTTCCGTTTCCTGTTCAAGGAAACTCGTCGAGAAAGGATGGTTCGATCAGTCCCATCAGGTGGGGCAGTCGGGAAGATCCGTTGCGCCGGACATCTATCTTGCCTTCGGAATATCCGGAGCGATTCAGCATTTGGCAGGAATCTCCTCGGCGAAGAAGGTCATCGCAGTCAACAAAGATCCGGAAGCACGCATCGCGGAGGTCGCGGACCAAGTGATTGTCGGGGATGCAAACGCAATTCTCAGGGAATTGGACGCTTCGCTTTGA
- a CDS encoding peroxiredoxin AhpC: MQKGDEFPHFVLQDENGETVDSKQLLGLRYIVFFYSKDNTPGCTTEAVDFTHLYANFAMRNVLIFGVSGDSVASHRKFKDKHGLKEKLLSDSDHEFAKACGAYGEKKNYGKIVQGTIRSTFLVGKDGKVEEAWTNVKATGHAQRVLDGMLSHFKTDKAEELPF; the protein is encoded by the coding sequence ATGCAGAAAGGAGACGAATTCCCTCACTTCGTCCTCCAGGACGAGAACGGAGAGACCGTCGATTCAAAACAGCTTCTGGGTCTTCGCTATATCGTGTTCTTCTACTCCAAGGACAACACCCCCGGATGCACCACCGAGGCAGTCGACTTCACCCACCTCTACGCCAACTTCGCCATGAGGAATGTCCTCATCTTCGGGGTCAGCGGGGATTCGGTCGCCTCCCACAGGAAATTCAAGGACAAGCACGGACTTAAGGAGAAACTGCTCTCCGATTCGGACCACGAATTCGCCAAGGCCTGCGGTGCCTACGGAGAAAAGAAGAATTACGGGAAGATCGTCCAGGGAACCATCAGGTCCACATTCCTCGTCGGAAAGGACGGGAAGGTCGAAGAGGCGTGGACTAATGTCAAAGCCACTGGTCACGCACAGAGGGTGCTCGACGGCATGCTTTCCCATTTCAAGACAGATAAGGCCGAGGAACTTCCCTTCTGA
- a CDS encoding glycolate oxidase subunit GlcD1, translated as MIRLTELPGDSPYTIDECKIRGRADEVIIPVNEAEVIEAVRTCSSITISGMRTGMCGGSVPYEGSVLSMERFNKILGVGKDDRGFFVRVQPFVTVRQLNDFLRKRVFDDVSDITEGAIAEMKSRPEGFFYPVDPTELNGSLGGNIAANASGPRTYKYGPTRNWVRRIRAVLSDGSVLDITRGDIHAEGRTISIPFADGKRSFTLPSYQFNTAVKNTAGLFVEDNMDAMDLFVGSEGVFGIITEADLYVIPAYPLISSIVFLPNDGDAYALSRDFANSGVTPEFLEFFDSGSLNLIRSSRRDDPRFTEMPDIPEDAGSALFFDLPIDDNLKENFRRLEHVIAKHGGSLGNSWCGYELKDRQRFFAFRHAVPQSIFDYVARLKGASAPGINKMGTDMSVPLDKLDEMMAAYDEVITRYGLEYVIFGHIGNGHPHVEIILKDMDDLERARQAYMELAAKAIELGGSPSAEHGIGKLKVDYVRMMYGDDGVEQMRAVKRAMDPKYLFNPGNIFGGEAE; from the coding sequence ATGATAAGGCTAACTGAGCTTCCCGGGGATTCGCCTTATACCATAGACGAATGCAAGATCCGCGGCAGGGCTGACGAGGTCATCATTCCGGTCAATGAGGCCGAGGTCATCGAAGCTGTCAGGACATGTTCCAGCATCACGATTTCCGGCATGCGTACCGGGATGTGCGGAGGCTCCGTTCCTTACGAAGGTTCGGTCCTTTCGATGGAGCGTTTCAATAAGATTCTGGGAGTCGGAAAGGATGACCGCGGTTTCTTCGTGCGGGTGCAGCCTTTCGTCACCGTGCGTCAGCTGAACGATTTCCTCAGGAAGCGCGTATTCGATGATGTCTCCGATATAACCGAAGGTGCCATAGCAGAGATGAAATCCCGTCCCGAGGGATTCTTTTACCCCGTCGACCCGACCGAACTCAACGGGTCGCTCGGAGGCAACATCGCCGCCAATGCATCAGGTCCCAGGACATACAAGTACGGGCCTACGAGAAACTGGGTGAGGCGCATCCGTGCGGTTCTCTCCGACGGTTCTGTTCTTGATATAACCCGCGGTGACATACATGCAGAAGGGCGCACCATCAGCATACCTTTCGCGGACGGCAAACGTAGTTTCACTTTACCATCATATCAATTCAACACCGCAGTCAAGAACACGGCCGGACTCTTCGTCGAGGACAACATGGATGCTATGGACCTCTTCGTCGGGAGCGAGGGAGTGTTCGGGATAATAACCGAAGCGGATCTCTACGTCATTCCCGCCTATCCTCTCATAAGCAGCATCGTTTTCCTGCCCAATGACGGGGATGCTTATGCCCTGTCAAGGGATTTTGCCAACAGCGGCGTCACACCGGAATTCCTGGAGTTCTTCGATTCCGGCTCTTTGAATCTAATACGTTCATCTCGCAGGGACGATCCCCGTTTCACGGAGATGCCCGACATCCCCGAAGATGCCGGTTCCGCACTGTTCTTCGACCTCCCGATCGATGATAATCTGAAGGAAAATTTCAGACGTCTGGAACATGTGATTGCCAAGCACGGAGGGTCCCTCGGGAACAGCTGGTGCGGATACGAACTGAAGGACCGTCAGAGGTTCTTCGCATTCAGGCATGCTGTGCCTCAGAGCATATTCGATTATGTCGCAAGACTGAAGGGTGCCTCCGCACCCGGAATAAACAAGATGGGGACCGACATGTCCGTACCTCTCGACAAACTCGATGAGATGATGGCCGCTTACGATGAAGTCATTACCCGCTACGGATTGGAGTATGTCATCTTCGGGCACATCGGGAACGGCCACCCCCATGTGGAGATCATCCTGAAGGATATGGACGATTTGGAGAGAGCCCGTCAGGCCTATATGGAACTCGCAGCCAAAGCAATCGAATTGGGCGGTTCCCCCAGTGCCGAGCACGGTATCGGGAAGCTGAAGGTGGATTACGTGAGGATGATGTACGGTGACGACGGGGTGGAGCAGATGAGAGCCGTGAAACGTGCGATGGATCCCAAGTATCTATTCAACCCCGGCAATATCTTCGGAGGCGAGGCGGAATGA
- a CDS encoding hydroxymethylglutaryl-CoA reductase (NADPH) HmgA: protein MHERMHWGMTDGTGLKNRGHTQADVDERRAAVAEYSGADLDTIAKCAIDPEKAAHNCENMIGSTQVPLGYAGPVKISGEYANGEFIVPLATTEGALIASIGRGMSVINAAGGSRTRVFGDYMTRAPVMRVRDLEHACQTIQWIDAHEDEIKAAVAGTTSHGKLAKIEKFPMGRGLYLRFSFETGDAMGMNMATIASEAACRVIEEATGAVMVSVSGNMCSDKKAAAINMIEGRGKTVVAEALIPADIVESKLHTTAASIVETNVRKNLIGSSMAGTLGANAHAANMVAAFYIATGQDPAQVIGGSLTLTDCEDVDGNLYISVRMPAVELGTVGGGTGLPCQSEALNILGCKGAGKARKLAEILSVTVLAGELSTLGAQAAGHLGKAHAELGRGKKCQ, encoded by the coding sequence ATGCACGAACGAATGCACTGGGGCATGACAGACGGAACAGGCCTCAAGAACAGGGGCCACACACAGGCGGACGTCGACGAGAGGCGTGCCGCCGTTGCCGAATACTCCGGTGCCGACCTCGATACCATCGCCAAGTGCGCCATCGATCCGGAGAAGGCGGCCCACAACTGCGAGAACATGATCGGTTCCACCCAGGTCCCCCTGGGATATGCCGGTCCCGTGAAGATCTCCGGCGAATACGCCAACGGAGAGTTCATCGTACCTCTTGCCACCACCGAAGGTGCCCTTATCGCGTCCATCGGAAGGGGAATGTCGGTAATCAACGCAGCTGGCGGATCCAGGACCAGGGTCTTCGGAGACTACATGACCCGCGCCCCCGTCATGAGGGTGAGGGATCTCGAACACGCCTGCCAGACCATCCAGTGGATCGATGCCCATGAGGATGAGATTAAAGCTGCTGTCGCAGGCACCACCTCCCACGGAAAACTCGCAAAGATCGAGAAATTCCCCATGGGCAGGGGACTCTACCTGAGGTTCTCGTTCGAAACCGGCGATGCCATGGGAATGAACATGGCCACCATCGCTTCCGAAGCCGCCTGCAGGGTCATCGAGGAAGCCACCGGAGCGGTCATGGTATCCGTATCCGGTAACATGTGCAGCGACAAGAAGGCTGCAGCCATTAACATGATCGAGGGAAGAGGCAAGACCGTCGTTGCCGAGGCCCTCATCCCCGCCGATATCGTCGAATCCAAACTCCACACAACAGCAGCAAGCATCGTGGAGACCAACGTGAGGAAGAACCTCATCGGTTCGTCCATGGCCGGCACCCTCGGTGCCAACGCCCATGCCGCCAACATGGTGGCCGCATTCTACATCGCCACCGGACAGGACCCCGCACAGGTCATCGGAGGCAGCCTCACCCTCACCGACTGTGAGGATGTGGACGGCAATCTCTACATCAGCGTCAGGATGCCTGCCGTAGAACTCGGAACCGTCGGAGGCGGAACCGGTCTGCCCTGCCAGAGCGAGGCCCTCAATATCCTCGGCTGCAAGGGTGCCGGAAAAGCCAGGAAACTGGCGGAGATCCTCTCGGTCACCGTTCTCGCGGGCGAGCTCTCCACACTGGGAGCACAGGCCGCAGGACACCTCGGAAAGGCTCACGCAGAACTCGGGAGGGGTAAGAAATGCCAGTGA
- a CDS encoding phosphomethylpyrimidine kinase ThiD2 — protein sequence MANGPQKRVLAIHDISCVGKCSLTVALPIISATGLEVPSLPTAVLSTHTGGFTGFTYRDLTSDMIPILEHWKSLGLQFQGIYTGFLGSFEQIDIVTKIIDEVGKDAKIFVDPVMADNGSLYSVFPPNFPQGMRKLCAKAHVILPNITEATLMLGEEYKPGPYTKQYIEGLLKRLADIGPRQVVLTGVYFDTDELGAACYDAETGTISYAFEDKIPGFYHGTGDVFSSVVVAAVMKGLPLDEAVEIAVDFTQKSIRRTYDAGTDVRYGVNFEEGIPLLLKQLGL from the coding sequence ATGGCAAACGGCCCACAGAAACGTGTACTCGCAATCCACGACATCTCCTGCGTGGGGAAATGTTCACTTACGGTAGCTCTTCCTATCATCTCCGCCACGGGTTTGGAGGTACCCAGTCTTCCCACTGCGGTTCTGTCCACCCATACCGGAGGATTCACCGGATTCACATACCGTGACCTTACCTCGGACATGATTCCCATATTAGAGCATTGGAAGTCTCTGGGTCTTCAGTTTCAGGGCATATACACGGGATTCCTCGGCTCGTTCGAACAGATCGACATCGTCACCAAGATCATCGACGAGGTCGGTAAGGATGCCAAGATTTTCGTCGATCCCGTCATGGCAGACAACGGCAGTCTCTACAGCGTCTTCCCTCCCAATTTCCCCCAGGGAATGAGGAAGCTGTGTGCCAAGGCTCATGTCATCCTGCCCAACATAACTGAGGCGACTCTCATGTTGGGCGAGGAGTACAAGCCCGGACCTTACACCAAGCAGTACATCGAAGGTCTTCTCAAAAGGCTCGCGGACATAGGTCCCAGACAGGTGGTCCTCACCGGAGTCTACTTCGATACCGATGAGCTCGGAGCAGCCTGTTACGATGCCGAAACAGGCACAATCTCCTATGCGTTCGAGGACAAGATTCCCGGGTTCTATCACGGAACCGGTGATGTGTTCAGTTCCGTAGTGGTGGCTGCCGTGATGAAGGGATTGCCTTTGGATGAAGCGGTGGAGATCGCTGTTGACTTCACTCAGAAGAGCATCCGCAGGACCTATGATGCCGGTACCGATGTCAGGTACGGTGTCAACTTCGAGGAGGGAATACCCCTCCTGCTGAAGCAGCTGGGTCTTTGA
- a CDS encoding signal recognition particle SRP54 protein, with translation MVLDGLGKSLRGVLDRINSSAAIDEALIKDVCKELQRALLQADVNVQLVLKLTNNVKTRSLSEKPAAGKSAKQHVTRIIYEELVNLLKNGEPLALKPQTIMLVGLYGQGKTTSAGKLANYFIKKGFSVGLIGADVYRPAALDQLKQLGAKVGAEVYGEPGQKDAVKIVKDGLEKFADKKIRIIDTSGRHALEDDLIEEIIGISKVAHAEERILVLDSQVGQQAGPQADAFNKAVDVTGVILTKMDGTAKGGGALSAVATTNARIVFLGVGEHIRDLEAFDADRFISRLLGMGDLASLVEIAREEMADEEEDMEAIARNMMTGRFTLNDMYAQMKAVKKMGALKKLVGLLPGMNKMEDKIDLDASQARLDQYKVIMDSMTMQEKDEPNLIKGKRIERIARGAGVSTSDVKELLKQYNNSKKMMGAVGKDRKMRKKMQKQFGAMDPEALKEFENSGGSE, from the coding sequence ATGGTCCTAGACGGATTGGGAAAATCCCTTAGAGGCGTTCTTGACCGCATCAACAGTTCCGCGGCCATCGACGAAGCCCTCATCAAAGACGTGTGCAAAGAGCTGCAGCGTGCACTTCTCCAGGCCGATGTGAACGTTCAGCTCGTTCTCAAACTCACCAACAACGTGAAGACGAGATCCCTCAGCGAGAAGCCTGCCGCCGGCAAGTCCGCCAAGCAGCATGTCACCCGTATCATCTACGAGGAACTTGTGAATCTCCTGAAGAACGGCGAACCCCTCGCCCTCAAGCCCCAGACCATCATGCTCGTAGGTTTATACGGTCAGGGTAAGACCACTTCCGCAGGAAAGCTCGCCAATTACTTCATCAAGAAAGGATTCAGCGTCGGACTCATCGGAGCCGACGTCTACAGGCCTGCGGCTCTCGATCAGCTCAAGCAGCTCGGTGCCAAGGTCGGTGCCGAGGTCTACGGCGAACCCGGACAGAAGGATGCCGTCAAGATCGTGAAGGACGGACTGGAGAAGTTTGCCGACAAGAAGATCAGGATCATCGATACCTCCGGACGTCACGCACTGGAGGACGACCTCATCGAAGAGATCATCGGAATCTCCAAGGTAGCACACGCCGAGGAGAGGATCCTAGTCCTCGATTCCCAGGTCGGTCAGCAGGCAGGACCTCAGGCTGACGCATTCAACAAAGCCGTTGATGTCACCGGTGTCATTCTCACCAAGATGGACGGTACCGCAAAGGGAGGAGGCGCACTCTCAGCTGTCGCCACCACCAACGCAAGAATCGTTTTCCTCGGAGTCGGAGAGCACATCCGCGACCTCGAGGCCTTCGATGCTGACAGATTCATCTCCCGTCTCCTCGGAATGGGTGACCTCGCCAGTCTCGTCGAGATCGCCAGAGAGGAGATGGCCGATGAGGAAGAGGATATGGAGGCCATCGCCAGGAACATGATGACCGGCCGTTTCACCCTTAACGACATGTACGCTCAGATGAAAGCGGTCAAGAAGATGGGTGCCCTGAAGAAACTGGTCGGACTCCTGCCCGGAATGAACAAGATGGAGGACAAAATCGATCTCGACGCCTCCCAGGCCAGGCTCGACCAGTACAAGGTCATCATGGACTCCATGACCATGCAGGAGAAGGACGAACCCAATCTCATCAAGGGTAAGCGCATCGAGAGGATCGCCCGCGGAGCCGGTGTTTCCACTTCCGATGTCAAGGAACTCCTCAAGCAGTACAACAACAGCAAGAAGATGATGGGTGCCGTCGGAAAGGACAGGAAGATGCGCAAGAAGATGCAGAAGCAGTTCGGCGCGATGGATCCCGAAGCCCTCAAAGAGTTCGAGAACAGCGGTGGAAGCGAATGA
- a CDS encoding electron transfer flavoprotein beta subunit, translated as MRYLVFVKQVPDTTLIEVDEQGNLRREGVPSILDPYSEHALEVAVALRKEGDSVTVVTMGPPQASSALRRCLEIGADEAYLLSDRAFAGADTYATARTLTAFIEKFGECPDLILFGKQAADGDTAQVPAEVAEMLGADQFYYVVSAKQSGDGFEVVQDYGNELRTCRVKTGSVLSVSEGDINRRLPSIERYLQVSEMEIKVLDRIALGLGNFSVGGKGSRTKIVRSASVRSERSCTVIDGSDPSKAAEIIRGQF; from the coding sequence ATGAGGTATCTTGTTTTTGTCAAACAGGTTCCGGATACCACTCTGATCGAAGTCGATGAACAGGGAAATCTCCGCCGCGAAGGAGTGCCCTCCATCCTGGACCCTTATTCCGAGCATGCTCTGGAAGTCGCTGTTGCCCTTCGCAAAGAGGGAGATTCCGTCACGGTAGTGACCATGGGGCCTCCGCAGGCCTCTTCGGCACTCCGCCGCTGTCTGGAGATCGGTGCGGATGAGGCCTATCTCCTTTCTGACAGGGCCTTCGCCGGAGCCGACACCTATGCCACCGCCCGTACACTCACAGCCTTCATCGAGAAGTTCGGGGAATGCCCCGATCTAATCCTATTTGGTAAGCAGGCCGCTGACGGTGACACCGCTCAGGTTCCTGCAGAGGTGGCAGAGATGTTGGGTGCCGACCAGTTCTATTACGTTGTCTCTGCGAAGCAGTCCGGAGACGGTTTCGAGGTTGTGCAGGATTATGGGAATGAACTGCGCACCTGCCGTGTGAAGACCGGTTCCGTCCTCTCGGTTTCCGAAGGGGACATCAATCGCCGTCTGCCCTCCATCGAGAGATATCTGCAGGTATCCGAGATGGAGATCAAGGTGCTCGACCGCATTGCTCTGGGTCTAGGGAATTTCTCGGTCGGTGGCAAGGGCTCTCGCACCAAGATTGTTAGGTCCGCTAGTGTGCGTTCCGAGCGTTCATGTACGGTCATTGACGGTTCCGATCCTTCCAAGGCAGCCGAGATCATCAGGGGGCAGTTCTGA
- a CDS encoding inosine/xanthosine triphosphatase, whose translation MKTAVAGTFNVIHDGHRALFDRAFELGSEVFVGLTSDDMASQTRSDFLPYHLREKALQIELSRYGKPFQIFELNDIYGSPDIMDDVDALIVSPETESNGYKVNEDRVKRDIKPLIISVVPLVMAADGNKLSAHLILEGKYSRSGAADALDVAVGSLNHVKVEAVRSVMERIFGNVRVTAVDVDSGVPDQPHEAETRQGAINRARAALGEHDLSVGIEAGVFEKEDGLYDYQYCAVADRDGRITVGTGSGFMYPPAVAELVRQGKTVSEAMDQVFGQKDIGHGQGAIGYLSRGLLERKALTEQSVTAAMVPRLNDSYDKAN comes from the coding sequence ATGAAGACCGCAGTAGCAGGAACTTTCAACGTCATACACGACGGGCACAGGGCGCTTTTCGACCGTGCCTTCGAACTCGGTTCGGAGGTTTTCGTGGGACTAACCAGCGATGACATGGCATCCCAGACCAGGTCCGATTTCCTTCCTTATCACCTCAGGGAGAAGGCACTGCAGATCGAACTCTCCCGTTATGGGAAGCCCTTCCAGATATTCGAGCTGAACGATATCTACGGCTCGCCCGACATAATGGACGATGTCGATGCCCTGATCGTATCCCCCGAGACCGAATCCAACGGCTACAAGGTGAACGAGGACCGTGTAAAGAGGGACATCAAACCTCTGATCATCTCCGTTGTGCCTTTGGTCATGGCCGCCGACGGTAACAAGCTCAGCGCCCATCTGATTCTCGAAGGCAAGTACAGCCGCAGCGGTGCCGCCGATGCACTCGATGTTGCAGTGGGTTCTCTCAACCATGTGAAGGTCGAGGCCGTGCGTTCCGTCATGGAGCGTATCTTCGGCAATGTCCGTGTTACAGCCGTCGATGTGGACAGCGGGGTACCGGACCAGCCACACGAGGCGGAGACCAGGCAGGGAGCCATTAACCGCGCCCGTGCCGCGCTCGGAGAGCATGACCTTTCTGTAGGTATCGAGGCAGGTGTCTTCGAGAAGGAGGACGGCCTCTACGATTACCAGTACTGCGCCGTAGCCGACCGCGACGGCAGGATCACTGTCGGTACCGGCTCCGGTTTCATGTATCCGCCCGCGGTCGCAGAACTCGTCCGTCAGGGAAAGACCGTCAGCGAGGCCATGGACCAGGTCTTCGGACAGAAGGACATCGGACACGGTCAGGGGGCCATCGGCTACCTGAGCCGCGGACTCCTCGAGAGGAAGGCGCTCACCGAACAGTCCGTCACCGCCGCCATGGTTCCCAGGCTCAACGATTCATATGATAAGGCTAACTGA
- a CDS encoding phenylalanyl-tRNA synthetase subunit beta PheT, whose amino-acid sequence MPVINTSYKDLVRIVGHDVPMDTVLEQVPLMGGVIDEHEEGSDAIAIEFFPNRPDMYSAEGIARGLKAFLGFEPGLKKYELGKSDVKAIVTDEVKKIRPYFMGCVVKGVTIDDQALRSIMELQEKLHTTVGRKRSKLAIGVHDLDKVKPPFTFKAVDPDSMSFVPLAKTEAMTPREVLTKHEKGKAFAHLMEGCDKFPIIFDADGNVLSFPPIINGALTTVTVNTKNIFIDVTGFDEKSVEVCLNIVASALVERGGQICTIEMEGAPKKVYPDLTPREKTVSIEACNHVNGIPLSGEECVQALRRCGIDGKAKGDKLTAYVPAYRFDILHDADIYEEVSIGYGFEKYGKRQMNVTQTFGKLLPETTFSENLKDIMIGMGYMELTTLTLSNERDEFGISGLPEVEVVKVKNPITEDHTCLRAYMMPSLMRILRHNKNRDLPQKIFEVGYVIRNSKNVLHLCALQAASRTSFTEIKSLTESVLREMRVEYTIESCDYTTFLPGRGAFIVVNGKRIGLFGEMSPKCITDYELTHPVMMMEMDLSDLIAERSGRLF is encoded by the coding sequence ATGCCAGTGATCAACACCAGTTACAAGGACCTGGTCCGCATCGTCGGACACGATGTACCCATGGATACCGTCCTCGAACAGGTCCCCCTCATGGGAGGAGTCATCGACGAGCACGAGGAAGGTTCCGATGCAATCGCTATCGAATTCTTCCCCAACAGGCCCGACATGTACTCCGCAGAGGGAATCGCCCGCGGACTGAAAGCATTCCTGGGATTCGAACCCGGACTCAAGAAGTACGAACTCGGAAAGAGCGATGTGAAAGCCATCGTCACCGACGAAGTGAAGAAAATCAGACCCTACTTCATGGGATGCGTCGTCAAAGGAGTCACCATCGACGACCAGGCACTCCGCTCCATCATGGAGCTCCAGGAGAAACTCCACACCACCGTTGGAAGGAAGAGGAGCAAACTCGCCATCGGCGTACACGACCTCGACAAGGTGAAGCCCCCGTTCACATTCAAAGCGGTGGACCCCGATTCTATGTCGTTCGTCCCCCTCGCCAAGACCGAGGCCATGACCCCCCGCGAAGTACTCACCAAGCACGAGAAGGGTAAGGCCTTCGCCCACCTGATGGAAGGATGCGACAAGTTCCCCATCATCTTCGATGCTGACGGCAACGTACTCTCGTTCCCGCCCATCATCAACGGCGCCTTAACCACCGTCACGGTCAACACCAAGAACATCTTCATCGATGTTACCGGATTCGACGAGAAATCGGTAGAAGTATGCCTCAACATCGTGGCCTCCGCCCTCGTAGAAAGGGGAGGACAGATCTGCACCATCGAGATGGAAGGTGCTCCCAAGAAGGTCTATCCTGACCTCACCCCCCGCGAGAAGACCGTCTCCATCGAGGCATGCAACCACGTCAACGGAATCCCCCTCAGCGGAGAGGAATGCGTTCAGGCACTCCGCCGCTGCGGTATCGACGGCAAAGCTAAAGGCGATAAGCTTACCGCCTATGTCCCCGCCTACAGGTTCGACATCCTCCACGATGCGGACATCTACGAGGAGGTATCCATCGGATACGGATTCGAGAAGTACGGCAAGCGTCAGATGAACGTGACCCAGACCTTCGGAAAACTGCTCCCGGAGACCACCTTCTCAGAGAACCTCAAGGATATCATGATCGGAATGGGCTACATGGAGCTCACCACCCTCACCCTTTCCAACGAGAGGGATGAGTTCGGAATCTCCGGACTCCCCGAGGTAGAAGTCGTCAAGGTAAAGAATCCCATCACCGAGGATCACACCTGCCTGCGCGCATATATGATGCCTTCTCTGATGAGGATCCTCCGCCACAACAAGAACCGCGACCTGCCCCAGAAGATCTTCGAGGTCGGTTACGTCATCAGGAATTCCAAGAACGTCCTCCACCTCTGTGCCCTCCAGGCCGCTTCCAGGACCTCCTTTACCGAGATCAAATCCCTGACCGAATCCGTTCTCAGGGAGATGAGGGTGGAATACACCATCGAGAGCTGCGACTACACCACCTTCCTGCCCGGCAGGGGTGCGTTCATCGTCGTCAACGGAAAGAGGATCGGACTGTTCGGAGAGATGTCACCCAAGTGTATCACCGACTATGAACTCACCCACCCCGTCATGATGATGGAGATGGACCTCTCCGACCTCATCGCCGAGCGCTCCGGGAGGCTGTTCTGA
- a CDS encoding transmembrane protein has translation MPYDTREDAQKEYTLKIPQHHHCRKCGKAFVGEGYYCSEECKKTDGEQARKSLRKYIIIVAALWVVTIAAIIVVGI, from the coding sequence ATGCCCTATGATACCCGTGAGGACGCCCAGAAGGAATACACCCTCAAGATTCCCCAGCACCACCACTGCCGCAAATGCGGAAAGGCGTTCGTGGGCGAGGGATACTACTGCTCTGAAGAGTGCAAGAAGACCGACGGAGAGCAGGCGCGCAAGAGCCTCAGGAAATACATAATCATCGTGGCGGCCCTATGGGTCGTCACCATAGCCGCGATAATCGTAGTGGGTATCTGA